The following coding sequences lie in one Streptomyces xiamenensis genomic window:
- the rplQ gene encoding 50S ribosomal protein L17 yields MPKPTKGTRLGGGPAHERLMLANLATALFEHGRITTTVAKARRLRPVAERLITKAKKGDLHNRRQVMRTVTDKSVVHTLFTEIGPQFANRPGGYTRITKIGNRRGDNAPMAVIELVEALTVQQEAVGEAEAATKRSVKETEAPKAAEATEAPAEAKAEEKKDETEA; encoded by the coding sequence ATGCCGAAGCCCACGAAGGGCACCCGGCTCGGTGGCGGCCCCGCCCACGAGCGGCTCATGCTGGCGAACCTCGCCACCGCGCTGTTCGAGCACGGCCGGATCACCACCACGGTCGCCAAGGCCCGCCGGCTCCGTCCGGTCGCCGAGCGGCTGATCACCAAGGCGAAGAAGGGCGACCTGCACAACCGTCGTCAGGTGATGCGCACCGTCACCGACAAGAGCGTCGTGCACACCCTCTTCACCGAGATCGGTCCGCAGTTCGCGAACCGTCCGGGCGGCTACACCCGGATCACCAAGATCGGCAACCGCCGCGGGGACAACGCCCCCATGGCCGTGATCGAGCTGGTGGAGGCCCTCACCGTGCAGCAGGAGGCGGTCGGCGAGGCCGAGGCCGCCACCAAGCGTTCGGTGAAGGAGACCGAGGCGCCGAAGGCCGCCGAGGCGACCGAGGCTCCGGCCGAGGCCAAGGCCGAGGAGAAGAAGGACGAGACCGAGGCCTGA
- the secY gene encoding preprotein translocase subunit SecY, translating into MLTAFARAFRTPDLRKKLLFTLGIVVLFRFGQHVPVPGVSFQNVQQCVDEAQAGGAGSGLFGLVNMFSGGALLQLTIFALGIMPYITASIILQLLVVVIPRLEALKKEGQSGQAKITQYTRYLTMALAVLQATGLVATARSGTLFPNCSVAGDIIPSDSIFTTVIMVIALTSATALIMWMGELITDRGIGNGMSMLMFVSIAAGFPSALWQIKLSGTLADGWIEFGVVVACGLAMVGLVVFVELAQRRIPVQYAKRMIGRRSYGGTSTYIPLKVNQAGVIPVIFASSLLYIPQLLVQFAGTDAGGWADWVQRYFTGGDHPYYIVTYFLLIVFFAFFYVAITFNPEDVAENMKKYGGFIPGIRAGRPTVEYLSYVLNRITWPGAMYLGLIALVPTVALVMFNAQQDFPFGGTSILIIVGVGLETVRQIESQLHQRNYEGFLR; encoded by the coding sequence GTGCTCACCGCGTTCGCCCGGGCGTTCCGGACGCCTGACCTGCGCAAGAAGCTGCTCTTCACGCTCGGCATCGTGGTGCTGTTCCGGTTCGGACAGCACGTTCCGGTTCCCGGCGTCAGTTTCCAGAACGTCCAGCAGTGTGTGGACGAGGCCCAGGCCGGCGGGGCCGGTTCCGGGCTGTTCGGTCTGGTGAACATGTTCAGTGGTGGCGCTCTGCTCCAGCTGACCATCTTTGCGCTCGGCATCATGCCGTACATCACCGCGAGCATCATTCTGCAGCTGCTTGTCGTCGTGATCCCCCGCCTCGAGGCCCTGAAGAAGGAGGGGCAGTCGGGGCAGGCCAAGATCACCCAGTACACGCGTTATCTGACGATGGCCCTGGCGGTGCTCCAGGCGACCGGTCTGGTCGCCACCGCCCGCTCCGGCACCCTCTTCCCCAACTGCTCGGTCGCGGGTGACATCATCCCCTCCGACTCCATCTTCACCACGGTGATCATGGTGATCGCCCTCACCTCCGCCACCGCGCTGATCATGTGGATGGGTGAGCTGATCACCGACCGCGGTATCGGCAACGGCATGTCGATGCTGATGTTCGTCTCCATCGCGGCCGGCTTCCCGTCGGCGCTGTGGCAGATCAAGCTCTCCGGCACGCTGGCGGACGGCTGGATCGAGTTCGGTGTCGTGGTGGCCTGTGGTCTGGCCATGGTCGGCCTGGTCGTCTTCGTCGAGCTGGCCCAGCGCCGGATCCCGGTGCAGTACGCGAAGCGCATGATCGGCCGCCGCTCGTACGGCGGCACCTCCACGTACATCCCGCTCAAGGTCAACCAGGCCGGTGTCATCCCGGTGATCTTCGCGTCCTCGCTGCTGTACATCCCGCAGCTGCTGGTGCAGTTCGCCGGTACGGACGCCGGGGGCTGGGCGGACTGGGTGCAGCGGTACTTCACCGGTGGTGACCACCCGTACTACATCGTCACCTACTTCCTGCTGATCGTCTTCTTCGCGTTCTTCTACGTGGCCATCACCTTCAACCCCGAAGACGTGGCCGAAAACATGAAGAAGTATGGTGGTTTCATCCCGGGTATCCGGGCTGGCCGGCCCACGGTCGAATACCTGAGCTATGTGCTGAACCGCATCACGTGGCCCGGGGCGATGTACCTGGGTCTGATCGCGCTCGTGCCGACGGTGGCACTGGTGATGTTCAACGCCCAGCAGGACTTCCCCTTCGGTGGCACATCCATCCTGATCATCGTGGGTGTCGGCCTGGAAACGGTGCGGCAGATCGAGAGCCAGCTCCACCAGCGCAATTACGAAGGGTTCCTCCGCTGA
- the rpsM gene encoding 30S ribosomal protein S13, which translates to MARLAGVDLPREKRVEVALTYVFGIGRTRAQETLASTGVNPDTRVRDLAEEDLVKLREYVDANLKTEGDLRREIQADIRRKVEIGCYEGLRHRRGLPVHGQRTKTNARTRKGPRRAIAGKKKPGKK; encoded by the coding sequence ATGGCACGCCTCGCAGGCGTCGACCTCCCGCGTGAAAAGCGCGTCGAGGTTGCCCTCACCTACGTCTTCGGCATCGGGCGCACCCGTGCTCAGGAGACCCTTGCCAGCACCGGGGTGAACCCCGACACCCGCGTGCGCGACCTTGCCGAGGAAGACCTCGTCAAGCTCCGCGAGTACGTGGACGCCAACCTCAAGACCGAGGGTGACCTCCGTCGCGAGATCCAGGCCGACATCCGCCGCAAGGTCGAGATCGGCTGCTACGAGGGTCTGCGTCACCGCCGCGGCCTGCCGGTCCACGGTCAGCGCACCAAGACCAACGCGCGTACCCGCAAGGGCCCGCGTCGCGCGATCGCCGGCAAGAAGAAGCCGGGCAAGAAGTAG
- the map gene encoding type I methionyl aminopeptidase codes for MVEIKTPEQIAKMRAAGLVVAEIHRRCAAAAVPGASTAELDEIAAATLREHGAKPNFLGYGGFTGNICTSVNDVVVHGIPGPGTVLASGDIISIDAGAVVDGWHGDAALTVFVGEGHSAEVRELDRVTEASLWAGIAAVRKGGRLVDISKAIEGYIRRQPRPSSGKYGIVEEYGGHGIGSEMHMDPHVLNYVERRRGRGPKLVPGMCLAIEPMISLGTAKTHVLDDEWTVKTNDGSWAAHWEHSVALTEEGPLVLTAPDGGRARLAELGVQAAPDPLA; via the coding sequence ATGGTGGAGATCAAGACCCCCGAGCAGATCGCCAAGATGCGCGCGGCCGGGCTGGTGGTGGCGGAGATCCACCGCAGGTGCGCGGCGGCGGCGGTGCCCGGGGCCTCCACGGCCGAGTTGGACGAGATCGCGGCGGCCACGCTGCGCGAGCACGGCGCCAAGCCGAACTTCCTGGGGTACGGGGGCTTCACCGGCAACATCTGCACCTCGGTGAACGATGTCGTGGTGCACGGGATCCCGGGGCCCGGGACGGTGCTGGCGTCCGGCGACATCATCTCCATCGACGCCGGCGCGGTGGTCGACGGCTGGCACGGGGACGCGGCGCTGACCGTGTTCGTGGGCGAGGGCCACTCCGCCGAGGTGCGGGAGCTGGACCGGGTGACCGAGGCGTCCCTGTGGGCGGGCATCGCGGCGGTGCGCAAGGGCGGCAGGCTGGTCGACATCTCCAAGGCGATCGAGGGGTACATCCGGCGGCAGCCGCGTCCCTCCTCGGGCAAGTACGGGATCGTCGAGGAGTACGGCGGGCACGGCATCGGCTCCGAGATGCACATGGACCCGCATGTGCTCAACTACGTGGAGCGACGGCGCGGGCGCGGGCCGAAGCTGGTGCCCGGGATGTGCCTGGCGATCGAGCCGATGATCTCCCTGGGGACCGCGAAGACGCATGTGCTGGACGACGAGTGGACCGTCAAGACGAACGACGGCAGCTGGGCGGCGCACTGGGAGCACTCGGTGGCGCTCACCGAGGAGGGGCCGCTGGTGCTGACGGCGCCGGACGGTGGCCGGGCGCGACTGGCCGAGCTGGGCGTTCAGGCCGCTCCTGACCCATTGGCGTGA
- the rplO gene encoding 50S ribosomal protein L15 has product MAQEENSGTPLKLHHLRPAPGAKTTKIRVGRGEASKGKTAGRGTKGTKARYQVRPGFEGGQLPLYMRLPKLKGFNNPNHKQFQVVNLEKLAQLYPEGGDVTVADLVAKGAVRKNELVKVLGSGDISVALTVTVDAVSGSAKEKITAAGGTVTELL; this is encoded by the coding sequence ATGGCGCAGGAAGAGAACAGCGGCACGCCGCTGAAGCTGCACCACCTGCGGCCCGCGCCGGGCGCCAAGACCACCAAGATCCGCGTGGGTCGTGGTGAGGCGTCCAAGGGCAAGACCGCCGGTCGCGGTACCAAGGGCACCAAGGCCCGGTACCAGGTCCGGCCGGGCTTCGAGGGCGGGCAGCTGCCGCTGTACATGCGGCTGCCCAAGCTCAAGGGCTTCAACAACCCGAACCACAAGCAGTTCCAGGTCGTCAACCTGGAGAAGCTGGCGCAGTTGTACCCCGAGGGTGGCGACGTGACCGTCGCCGACCTCGTGGCCAAGGGCGCGGTGCGGAAGAACGAGCTGGTGAAGGTCCTCGGCTCCGGTGACATCTCGGTGGCGCTGACGGTGACGGTCGACGCCGTTTCCGGCTCCGCCAAGGAGAAGATCACCGCGGCCGGCGGCACCGTGACCGAGCTTCTCTGA
- the rplM gene encoding 50S ribosomal protein L13 has translation MRTYSPKPGDVQRQWHVIDATDVVLGRLASQAATLLRGKHKPVYAPHVDTGDFVIIINAEKVHLSGNKRTQKLAYRHSGYPGGLRSIRYDELLEKSPEKAVEKAIKGMLPKNSLGRQVFSKLKVYAGDQHPHAAQQPVPFEITQVAQ, from the coding sequence GTGCGTACGTACAGCCCCAAGCCCGGAGACGTGCAGCGTCAGTGGCACGTCATCGACGCCACCGACGTCGTCCTGGGCCGCCTGGCCTCACAGGCCGCCACCCTTCTGCGGGGCAAGCACAAGCCGGTGTACGCCCCTCACGTTGACACGGGTGACTTCGTCATCATCATCAACGCCGAGAAGGTGCACCTGTCCGGCAACAAGCGGACCCAGAAGCTGGCCTACCGCCACTCCGGTTACCCGGGTGGTCTGCGGTCCATCCGCTACGACGAGCTGCTGGAGAAGAGCCCGGAGAAGGCCGTCGAGAAGGCCATCAAGGGCATGCTCCCGAAGAACTCGCTCGGCCGTCAGGTTTTCTCGAAGCTGAAGGTCTACGCGGGCGACCAGCACCCGCACGCTGCTCAGCAGCCGGTCCCGTTCGAGATCACCCAGGTCGCGCAGTAG
- the rpsK gene encoding 30S ribosomal protein S11 translates to MPPKGRTAGAKKVRRKEKKNVAHGHAHIKSTFNNTIVSITDPSGNVISWASAGHVGFKGSRKSTPFAAQMAAENAARRAQEHGMRKVDVFVKGPGSGRETAIRSLQATGLEVGSIQDVTPTPHNGCRPPKRRRV, encoded by the coding sequence ATGCCTCCGAAGGGCCGTACGGCTGGCGCCAAGAAGGTGCGCCGCAAGGAAAAGAAGAACGTTGCCCACGGGCACGCTCACATCAAGAGCACGTTCAACAACACCATCGTCTCGATCACGGACCCGTCCGGGAACGTGATCTCGTGGGCCTCCGCCGGCCATGTCGGCTTCAAGGGCTCGCGCAAGTCCACCCCCTTCGCCGCACAGATGGCCGCCGAGAACGCGGCCCGGCGGGCGCAGGAGCACGGCATGCGCAAGGTTGACGTCTTCGTGAAGGGCCCCGGCTCCGGCCGTGAGACCGCGATCCGCTCGCTCCAGGCGACCGGGCTCGAGGTCGGCTCCATCCAGGACGTCACCCCCACCCCGCACAACGGATGCCGCCCGCCCAAGCGCCGCCGCGTCTGA
- a CDS encoding adenylate kinase: MRIVLVGPPGAGKGTQAALLAERLGIPHVSTGNLFRDNISQGTELGREVQQILREGGLVPDEVTIAMAADRLAQPDAGDGFLLDGFPRNIAQAQALDELLGEGGHKLTAVLDLEVPEDEVVKRIAGRRMCRKNSGHVFHVEYAPPAVPGVCDVCGGELYQRDDDQEDTVRHRLELYHQETEPIIGYYREQGLVVTIAALGPVPEITQRALAALPEADAA; the protein is encoded by the coding sequence ATGCGAATCGTCCTCGTCGGACCGCCGGGCGCGGGCAAGGGCACGCAGGCCGCGCTCCTCGCCGAACGTCTTGGCATTCCGCACGTCTCGACCGGAAACCTGTTCAGGGACAACATCAGCCAGGGCACGGAGCTGGGCCGCGAGGTCCAGCAGATCCTGCGCGAGGGTGGTCTGGTCCCGGACGAGGTGACCATCGCGATGGCGGCGGACCGGCTGGCTCAGCCGGACGCCGGGGACGGTTTTCTGCTGGACGGCTTCCCCCGCAACATCGCCCAGGCGCAGGCGCTGGACGAGCTGCTGGGCGAGGGCGGGCACAAGCTCACCGCGGTGCTCGACCTGGAGGTCCCCGAGGACGAGGTGGTCAAGCGGATCGCCGGGCGCCGGATGTGCCGCAAGAACAGCGGGCACGTCTTCCACGTGGAGTACGCGCCGCCGGCCGTCCCCGGTGTCTGCGACGTGTGCGGCGGCGAGCTGTACCAGCGCGACGACGACCAGGAGGACACGGTCCGGCACCGCCTGGAGCTGTACCACCAGGAGACCGAGCCGATCATCGGCTACTACCGGGAGCAGGGGCTCGTGGTGACCATCGCGGCCCTGGGCCCGGTGCCGGAGATCACGCAGCGCGCGCTGGCCGCGCTGCCGGAAGCGGACGCCGCGTAG
- the rpsI gene encoding 30S ribosomal protein S9 yields the protein MAEPTTDETIDTEVPEVQEYTTESAPEEFATSDEEFAERFGEPLPGAGTGRRKNAIARVRILPGTGKWKINGRTLEGYFPNKVHQQEVNEPFKVLELDERYDVVARISGGGISGQAGALRLGVARALNEADVENNRAALKKAGFLTRDARAVERKKAGLKKARKGTQYSKR from the coding sequence GTGGCCGAGCCCACCACTGACGAGACCATCGACACCGAGGTGCCCGAGGTCCAGGAGTACACCACCGAGAGCGCGCCGGAGGAGTTCGCGACCTCCGACGAGGAGTTCGCCGAGCGCTTCGGCGAGCCGCTCCCGGGCGCCGGCACCGGCCGGCGCAAGAACGCCATCGCCCGCGTGCGCATTCTGCCGGGCACCGGCAAGTGGAAGATCAACGGTCGCACCCTGGAGGGGTACTTCCCCAACAAGGTGCACCAGCAGGAAGTCAACGAGCCGTTCAAGGTGCTCGAGCTGGACGAGCGCTACGACGTGGTCGCGCGCATCTCCGGTGGCGGCATCTCCGGCCAGGCCGGTGCGCTGCGTCTGGGTGTCGCCCGGGCGCTGAACGAGGCCGACGTGGAGAACAACCGCGCCGCGCTGAAGAAGGCCGGCTTCCTGACCCGTGACGCCCGCGCCGTCGAGCGCAAGAAGGCCGGTCTGAAGAAGGCCCGTAAGGGTACCCAGTACAGCAAGCGCTAA
- the rpmJ gene encoding 50S ribosomal protein L36, protein MKVKPSVKKICDKCKVIRRHGRVMVICENLRHKQRQG, encoded by the coding sequence ATGAAGGTCAAGCCGAGCGTCAAGAAGATCTGCGACAAGTGCAAGGTGATCCGCCGTCACGGGCGGGTCATGGTCATTTGCGAGAACCTGCGCCACAAGCAGCGCCAGGGCTGA
- the infA gene encoding translation initiation factor IF-1: protein MAKKQGAIEIEGTVVESLPNAMFKVELQNGHQVLAHISGKMRMHYIRILPDDRVVVELSPYDLTRGRIVYRYK, encoded by the coding sequence ATGGCCAAAAAACAAGGGGCCATCGAGATCGAGGGCACTGTTGTCGAGTCCCTGCCGAACGCGATGTTCAAGGTAGAGCTCCAGAACGGGCATCAGGTCCTCGCGCACATCAGCGGCAAGATGCGGATGCACTACATCCGTATTCTTCCCGACGACCGGGTCGTGGTGGAGCTTTCTCCCTACGACCTGACCCGCGGGCGGATCGTCTACCGCTACAAGTAA
- a CDS encoding DNA-directed RNA polymerase subunit alpha — protein MLIAQRPSLTEEVVDEFRSRFVIEPLEPGFGYTLGNSLRRTLLSSIPGAAVTSIRIDGVLHEFSTVPGVKEDVTDLILNIKQLVVSSEHDEPVVMYLRKQGPGLVTAADIAPPAGVEVHNPDLVLATLNNKGKLEMELTVERGRGYVSAVQNKAAGQEIGRIPVDSIYSPVLKVTYKVEATRVEQRTDFDKLVVDVETKEAMRPRDAMASAGKTLVELFGLARELNVDAEGIDMGPSPTDAALAADLALPIEELELTVRSYNCLKREGIHSVGELVARSEADLLDIRNFGAKSIDEVKAKLAGMGLALKDSPPGFDPTTAADAFGAEDDGDTGFAETEQY, from the coding sequence ATGCTGATCGCTCAGCGTCCCTCTTTGACCGAAGAGGTCGTCGACGAGTTCCGCTCCCGGTTCGTGATCGAGCCGCTGGAGCCCGGCTTCGGGTACACGCTCGGTAACTCCCTGCGGCGTACGCTGCTGTCCTCCATCCCGGGCGCGGCCGTCACCAGCATCCGTATCGACGGCGTGCTGCACGAGTTCTCCACCGTGCCGGGCGTCAAGGAGGATGTGACCGACCTCATCCTCAACATCAAGCAGCTGGTCGTCTCCTCGGAGCACGACGAGCCCGTGGTGATGTACCTGCGCAAGCAGGGTCCCGGCCTGGTGACCGCGGCCGACATCGCCCCGCCGGCCGGGGTCGAGGTCCACAACCCCGACCTGGTGCTGGCCACCCTGAACAACAAGGGCAAGCTGGAGATGGAGCTGACCGTCGAGCGCGGTCGCGGCTACGTCTCCGCCGTCCAGAACAAGGCGGCGGGCCAGGAGATCGGCCGGATCCCGGTCGACTCGATCTACAGCCCGGTGCTGAAGGTGACCTACAAGGTCGAGGCCACCCGTGTGGAGCAGCGCACCGACTTCGACAAGCTGGTCGTCGACGTCGAGACCAAGGAGGCCATGCGTCCGCGCGACGCCATGGCGTCCGCCGGCAAGACCCTGGTCGAGCTGTTCGGCCTGGCGCGTGAGCTGAACGTCGACGCCGAGGGCATCGACATGGGCCCCTCGCCGACCGACGCGGCGCTCGCCGCCGACCTGGCGCTGCCGATCGAGGAGCTGGAGCTGACCGTCCGCTCCTACAACTGCCTCAAGCGTGAGGGCATCCACTCGGTGGGCGAGCTGGTGGCCCGCTCCGAGGCCGATCTGCTGGACATCCGGAACTTCGGTGCCAAGTCGATCGACGAGGTCAAGGCGAAGCTGGCCGGCATGGGCCTGGCCCTCAAGGACAGCCCGCCCGGATTCGACCCGACCACCGCCGCCGACGCCTTCGGGGCCGAGGACGACGGGGACACGGGCTTCGCGGAGACCGAGCAGTACTGA
- a CDS encoding ABC-F family ATP-binding cassette domain-containing protein: MGHVEVAHLEYVLADGRVLLDDVSFRVGEGAAVALVGGNGAGKTTLLRLIGGELTPQAGGVTVSGGLAVMPQFVGSVRDERTVRDLLVSVSPAPLRAAAGAVDEAELAVMTRDDEDAQMAYAQALADWGEARGYEAETLWDICTTAALGVPYERAQWRQVRTLSGGEQKRLVLEALLRGPEQVLLLDEPDNYLDVPGKRWLEERLRETRKTVLFVSHDRELLARAAEKIISVEPGPAGSDVWVHGGGFATYHEAREKRFERFEELRRRWDEKRAQLKKLVVDMRQYASRSDEMASRYKAAQTRLRKFEEAGPPQEPPRRQDIRMRLRGGRTGLRAVTCQGLELTGLMRPFDLEVFYGERVAVLGSNGSGKSHFLRLLGGDEVTHSGAWKLGARVVPGHFAQTHAHPELLGRTLLDILWTEHAKARGPAMSALRRYELDRQAEQRFERLSGGQQARFQILLLELEGSTALLLDEPTDNLDLESAEALQAGLEAYEGTVLAVTHDRWFARSFDRYLVFGSDGVVRETSEPVWDERRVVWER; the protein is encoded by the coding sequence ATGGGGCATGTTGAGGTGGCGCATCTGGAGTACGTGCTGGCCGATGGGCGGGTGCTGCTCGACGATGTGTCGTTCCGGGTGGGGGAAGGGGCCGCCGTCGCCCTCGTCGGGGGGAACGGGGCCGGCAAGACCACCCTGCTGCGGCTGATCGGCGGCGAGCTGACCCCGCAGGCCGGCGGCGTCACCGTCAGTGGCGGCCTGGCCGTCATGCCGCAGTTCGTCGGCAGCGTGCGGGACGAGCGGACCGTACGGGACCTGCTGGTGTCCGTCTCCCCGGCGCCGCTGCGCGCGGCGGCCGGGGCCGTGGACGAGGCCGAGCTGGCCGTCATGACGCGGGACGACGAGGACGCGCAGATGGCGTACGCGCAGGCGCTCGCCGACTGGGGCGAGGCGCGCGGGTACGAGGCCGAGACCCTGTGGGACATCTGCACCACGGCCGCGCTCGGCGTGCCGTACGAGCGGGCCCAGTGGCGGCAGGTGCGCACCCTGTCCGGCGGCGAGCAGAAGCGGCTGGTCCTGGAGGCGCTGCTGCGCGGCCCCGAGCAGGTGCTGCTGCTGGACGAGCCGGACAACTATCTGGACGTGCCGGGCAAGCGCTGGCTGGAGGAGCGGCTGCGGGAGACCCGCAAGACCGTGCTGTTCGTCTCCCACGACCGTGAGCTGCTCGCCCGGGCCGCCGAGAAGATCATCAGTGTGGAGCCGGGGCCCGCCGGGTCGGACGTGTGGGTGCACGGCGGCGGCTTCGCGACGTACCACGAGGCCCGCGAGAAGCGGTTCGAGCGGTTCGAGGAGCTGCGGCGGCGCTGGGACGAGAAGCGGGCCCAGCTGAAGAAGCTGGTCGTGGACATGCGGCAGTACGCCTCGCGCAGCGATGAGATGGCGAGCCGGTACAAGGCGGCGCAGACCCGGCTGCGGAAGTTCGAGGAGGCCGGCCCGCCGCAGGAGCCGCCGCGCCGCCAGGACATCCGGATGCGGCTGCGCGGCGGCCGTACCGGGCTGCGGGCCGTCACCTGTCAGGGCCTGGAGCTGACCGGGCTGATGCGGCCGTTCGATCTTGAGGTGTTCTACGGGGAGCGGGTGGCGGTCCTCGGCTCGAACGGGTCCGGGAAGTCGCACTTCCTGCGGCTGCTGGGCGGGGACGAGGTCACTCACAGCGGGGCCTGGAAGCTGGGGGCACGGGTGGTGCCGGGCCACTTCGCCCAGACCCACGCCCACCCCGAGCTGCTCGGGCGGACCCTGCTGGACATCCTGTGGACCGAGCACGCCAAGGCGCGCGGCCCGGCCATGTCCGCGCTGCGCCGCTACGAGCTGGACCGGCAGGCCGAGCAGCGCTTCGAGCGCCTGTCGGGCGGCCAGCAGGCGCGCTTCCAGATCCTGCTGCTGGAGCTGGAGGGCAGCACGGCGCTGCTGCTGGACGAGCCGACCGACAACCTGGACCTGGAGAGCGCCGAGGCCCTCCAGGCCGGCCTGGAGGCGTACGAGGGGACGGTGCTGGCCGTCACGCACGACCGGTGGTTCGCGCGGTCCTTCGACCGCTATCTCGTCTTCGGCTCGGACGGTGTGGTAAGGGAGACGTCGGAGCCGGTGTGGGACGAGCGACGGGTCGTGTGGGAGCGGTAG
- the rpsD gene encoding 30S ribosomal protein S4, with product MARYTGADCKRCRREKQKLFLKGSKCESAKCPIEIRPYPPGEHGRGRTKDSEYLLQMREKQKCARIYGVLEKQFRGYYTEANRQQGKTGENLLRILESRLDNVVYRAGFAKSRDHARQLVRHGHILLNGRKNDIPSARVSPSDIVEVRESSRNLTPFEVAKAEAGDKTVPAWLESIPSRLRVLVHALPERQVIDTQVQEQLIVELYSK from the coding sequence ATGGCGCGTTACACCGGGGCCGACTGCAAGCGATGCCGTCGGGAGAAGCAGAAGCTCTTCCTCAAGGGGAGCAAGTGCGAGAGCGCGAAGTGCCCGATCGAAATCCGTCCTTACCCCCCGGGTGAGCACGGACGCGGGCGCACCAAGGACAGCGAGTACCTGCTTCAGATGCGTGAGAAGCAGAAGTGCGCGCGGATCTACGGTGTTCTGGAGAAGCAGTTCCGCGGCTACTACACCGAGGCCAACCGGCAGCAGGGCAAGACCGGCGAGAACCTGCTGCGGATCCTCGAGTCGCGACTGGACAACGTCGTCTACCGGGCCGGCTTCGCCAAGTCCCGGGACCACGCCCGTCAGCTGGTGCGGCACGGCCACATCCTGCTGAACGGCCGGAAGAACGACATCCCCTCGGCGCGGGTGTCCCCGAGCGACATCGTCGAGGTGCGGGAGTCCTCCCGTAACCTGACGCCGTTCGAGGTCGCCAAGGCCGAGGCGGGCGACAAGACCGTGCCGGCGTGGCTGGAGTCCATTCCGTCGCGTCTGCGGGTGCTGGTGCACGCGCTGCCCGAGCGCCAGGTGATCGACACCCAGGTGCAGGAGCAGCTGATCGTGGAGCTGTACTCCAAGTAG
- the truA gene encoding tRNA pseudouridine(38-40) synthase TruA has translation MSETVRVRLDVSYDGAAFSGWARQRGRRTVQEELEEALRVVTRSARGYELTVAGRTDAGVHARGQVAHVDLPAEVWEEQRENLHRRLTGRLPQDVRVRRVSRAPADFDARFSAIWRRYVYRVSDHPGGVDPLRRGHVLWHNWPLDVAAMNAASQRLLGEHDFAAYCKRREGATTIRTLRRLSWERGADGVLEGTVEADAFCHNMVRSLVGALLFVGDGHRDPDWPGKVLAAGVRDSAVHVVRPHGLTLEEVGYPADELLAARSREARNVRTLPASAGCC, from the coding sequence GTGTCCGAGACGGTTCGGGTACGTCTTGACGTGTCCTACGACGGCGCGGCGTTCTCCGGCTGGGCGCGCCAGCGGGGGCGGCGCACCGTGCAGGAGGAGCTGGAGGAGGCGCTGCGGGTCGTCACCCGCTCGGCGCGGGGGTACGAGCTGACGGTGGCCGGCCGAACCGACGCCGGGGTGCACGCGCGCGGCCAGGTGGCCCACGTGGACCTGCCGGCGGAGGTGTGGGAGGAGCAGCGGGAGAACCTGCACCGCCGCCTGACCGGCCGGCTGCCGCAGGACGTACGGGTGCGCCGGGTCTCCCGCGCCCCGGCGGATTTCGACGCGCGCTTCTCGGCGATCTGGCGCCGGTACGTCTACCGGGTGAGCGACCATCCGGGCGGGGTGGACCCGCTGCGGCGCGGCCATGTGCTGTGGCACAACTGGCCGCTGGACGTGGCGGCGATGAACGCGGCCTCCCAGCGGCTGCTGGGCGAACACGACTTCGCGGCGTACTGCAAGCGGCGCGAGGGCGCGACGACGATCCGTACGCTGCGCCGGCTCAGCTGGGAGCGGGGCGCGGACGGGGTGCTGGAGGGCACCGTGGAGGCGGACGCGTTCTGCCACAACATGGTGCGCTCGCTGGTGGGGGCGCTGCTGTTCGTGGGGGACGGGCACCGGGACCCCGACTGGCCGGGGAAGGTGCTGGCGGCCGGGGTGCGCGACTCGGCGGTGCACGTGGTGCGCCCGCACGGGCTGACCCTGGAGGAGGTCGGCTACCCGGCGGACGAGCTGCTGGCGGCCCGCAGCCGGGAGGCGCGCAACGTCCGCACCCTCCCGGCGTCGGCGGGCTGCTGCTAG
- the rpmD gene encoding 50S ribosomal protein L30, with product MAQLKITQVKSYIGSKQNHRDTLRSLGLKRINDVVVKDDRPEFRGMLRSVRHLVTVEEVN from the coding sequence ATGGCGCAGCTGAAGATCACCCAGGTCAAGTCCTACATCGGCAGCAAGCAGAACCACCGGGACACGCTGCGCTCGCTGGGCCTGAAGCGGATCAACGACGTGGTCGTCAAGGACGACCGCCCGGAGTTCCGCGGCATGCTCCGCTCGGTGCGTCACCTGGTGACGGTCGAGGAGGTCAACTGA